The Metarhizium brunneum chromosome 5, complete sequence sequence AACCCGTCCTTCACAAGGCGAGACACCTGGTAACTGCAGCCTTGacacatactccgtactccatacaaTACAAGTGAATCAGGCGGCAATGCCCTTCAACCCAGCGCAGCCCGGGGCCAACAAGACAACGCAGCGTCTTTTCCACGTCAAGACGGGGTACGAAAATCCGTCCTGCAACGTCAAAAACTTCCCGTTGGCCTCGCATGCAGAATCCTgggctacatatgtacacatgGCTTGCTGGCCCGCCCGTGCAAGGATCGCCGCCCAGAGAACACCGCCCGCCAGCTCAGGCAAGTAGAATCAAATATGTACACAAATAACATGAAAACTAGCCACACCGTCCCCCCCTTTTCCTactgtgtactccgtacggagtaccgcaGAGCAAATGTCTTGGATCGGTGGCGAACAAGAGCATCAAAACGTGGGCAGGCCTGCTCCTTGTTTACCCCAATCAATAGCTGTGCTGGCATTTtggaaaaaaagggggggcaAAGGCGAGGGTTTGTAAAACAGGGCTGTAGACAACCGATTGGCTCACCAGCGCTTGTGTGCATAACCTTGACAGCCTCATCTTTATTTATGTACTTCCTCTTCCCCTTGTTCATCAGAGTCGAGACGGGGGCCATGTggcttctactccgtaccattATTAATTTGTTCCTCATGTTTTTAAATTATCGCCGCCCAAAATATGCCGACGCATCATCGGCCAGGCAAAGGGTAGTTTTTCATGGGCAGATCGTCTGCTGGTCGTGAGGGAAGACGGTTGGATGTGTTCCTTTGCATGAAGGGTGGTCGTGCTTTGGTGGCGAATCGCGGCCTTGCATAGGTCATCAATGGGAAACCTTTCTTGATGCAGCCCGGACCTTTCTTTTGCCTGACCTTCTGACCGCCGAGGGGGGCCAAATGGATGACTCGGATGTATGTAGAACTGCAAGCTGCGTCGTCTTGGATCCAGCTTCAAACCGCTACGTATGCACGTGTAGCTGTCGCTGCATCGTTGCCAGTGTCAAGTTTCACCGATTTCTTCATGACCATCCATGTGCTTcatgccgtcgtcttcatgcACACCAGAAAAGGTCCCGGGTCATGCATGACAGTTTAGACGTGTCCAACATGTTTCTGTCATATactacaaaaaaaaaaaacatcaaAAATCTAATCCTACATGGCCGTCTGGAGTCGTTGTAGACGCATAGTCACCGCCTCAACCAACGCCGACTCTCTTGCTAGTAAGCCCTGAACCTGCTGCAGTTTTGACCGCCGAATGTCTTGAGGAATTCTGACGTCCCCCGTTGCCGCAACTTCGACTTCTCCTGACTTCTTTAGACTTTCCACCTCCGCAACGAGCTCTGTTTGCAGCGTCCTCACCTCCTCCAACCGTTTCCACAGCTGCTTCGACTGCTGAGCAGCGCTGTCTCCTTGTCCACCGCTTGGTCCCAAAACACTGGCCTCTAGACTCCTCACCTCGTCCACAAACGCGCGCTCCTTGGTGCTTAGGTCCCGCGTCGTAGCCTTCCCGACAATCTTTCGCAGATTATCTACACGCTTGGTGAGCCGCTCCTGCCGATCTCTCGCCTCGGCTATCCGCCGATCGTACATGGCGTTCTCAGCCTCAccctctccatctccatctgcCCCGTTGATGCTAtcaatcttgcccttgactTCGTTTGCCTTTCTCACTTGCTGGTGTAGTTCTGATTGGAGCAACTCGCATCGCCTAAAAACTTCTGCCGCCGCTACCCCGAGTTTGTACGTCTCATCGCTTAGCACTTTGTGCGCATCCGTGAAGATCTGCAGCGTGAGCGGGCTGAGCCTCACTTCCTGGTTGACGATTGTCTTGTGACGCGATGTTCGTAGCCGCTCCAACAACGTCGGTAGAGCGGATCCCTCGTCGAATACATGGGGCGGGTTGTAGACTGGTCGTGGTTCGTAAAAGTCCAGCGGCGCCATGCTAACCTCCCGCTCCCGCACAGGGCTCTCTTGCTTGATTGGCGCGAGATCAACGTCTTGGGTTTCAAATGTCAGGGCCACAGGCTCGTAGGGCGTCGCCGAAAGAAGAAAGTAGCCCAGATCAGGATCTCTGATCGCAACGCATGCTGCAAGAGGCACGGCCACATCGGCACTTGGTTGCGCGTAGATCCTATCCCTAGTGGATTGCGAGTTGACCAATAGCCCGATTCTGAAGTCGGTACCAGCCTTGTGGTCCGCCAAAAGCTCGCCCTCGAGGCGGAAAACCCACGATGTAAGCGACACAAATGTAATGCCTGCGTGATGCGTAACAAAGAAACTGTACCTAGACATGGCGTCGTTGCTGAATACCGGCCATGAGTCCTCGCTTATCTCAATAGGGCTCATCGTATCAATGGCTTGGAAGGCAAGGAGTGAGGGAGGGCTGCTCGGTGTCGGTAAACGCCCAAGTTTTGCTTTGTTCCTGGGCGGGAGCCACTGTGCCTGGATTCCTTCGAGATCCAGGTACACCCTAACCTGACCGCTTGCAGAGAGTAGACAAACAACAGGTAGCGAGAGGCCCTCCTGGTCGCCATCATCCAGGTCGaggtcttcatcttctcccaaCATGAGCTCATCAGTGTCAGTCTTTTTCCCAATCACCAAAATGTCAGTAATGGTAGTATCCAAGTCATCACCAGTCTCGGGGTCAGATTCAAGCCAGAAGGGTCCCTGTAGTCGAGGAACAACGCCTGGCTGAGTTGGTCTTGTAAAGACCTCGACAATAGGCTCTCCCGGCAGACTTTCAAGGACCTGAGGTTCCTGCGCATCCAGTTCACCCATCCACTGCAGCTGTTGCTGAGCGAGCAGTTTCTCGTTCTCGTCAACTGCAGGATCGTCTTCAATACTGGCGACGGTTGTGACAATAGAAACAGACAGAGATGGAATCAATGTCGGCGGGGGAGCCCATCTCTGGGGGAGCAATGGACAAAGAGCATAGACATCCCCTTCTCGCATGGCTACCCAAAGAGTCATGGGATTCCAGCCTCCTGAACCCTTGGTTGCAAAGCTTGCCGCGGATACCTCCATCTCAAATGAATCTGGCGAGAAGgccttgtttgttg is a genomic window containing:
- the NUP82 gene encoding Nucleoporin NUP82; the protein is MPKVKSYSSAWLSNNNAPGRQLFEPSAEAIRSRALSPPSKTRSTLGPRRTIARRGTEVFVAVGKEIRWADLAYLKDEWSTRQPRGRTGTRSAGARIKREDSIQSIDDGEMDAAPGLRIIKTPVADEIRQLIISPNSNYLAILTTHTVHICAIPDSSHLTSEDTSPLRPKIYTLGPTTHVTSRAPIMSVLWHPLGVNGSCVVTVTADAIVRIWELSTQDRWSFDSPTTSVDLKKLVDGTTLDQDFSASSSTTNKAFSPDSFEMEVSAASFATKGSGGWNPMTLWVAMREGDVYALCPLLPQRWAPPPTLIPSLSVSIVTTVASIEDDPAVDENEKLLAQQQLQWMGELDAQEPQVLESLPGEPIVEVFTRPTQPGVVPRLQGPFWLESDPETGDDLDTTITDILVIGKKTDTDELMLGEDEDLDLDDGDQEGLSLPVVCLLSASGQVRVYLDLEGIQAQWLPPRNKAKLGRLPTPSSPPSLLAFQAIDTMSPIEISEDSWPVFSNDAMSRYSFFVTHHAGITFVSLTSWVFRLEGELLADHKAGTDFRIGLLVNSQSTRDRIYAQPSADVAVPLAACVAIRDPDLGYFLLSATPYEPVALTFETQDVDLAPIKQESPVREREVSMAPLDFYEPRPVYNPPHVFDEGSALPTLLERLRTSRHKTIVNQEVRLSPLTLQIFTDAHKVLSDETYKLGVAAAEVFRRCELLQSELHQQVRKANEVKGKIDSINGADGDGEGEAENAMYDRRIAEARDRQERLTKRVDNLRKIVGKATTRDLSTKERAFVDEVRSLEASVLGPSGGQGDSAAQQSKQLWKRLEEVRTLQTELVAEVESLKKSGEVEVAATGDVRIPQDIRRSKLQQVQGLLARESALVEAVTMRLQRLQTAM